A genomic segment from Dethiosulfovibrio russensis encodes:
- the truA gene encoding tRNA pseudouridine(38-40) synthase TruA → MKYALEISYEGSYFSGWQLQPDSITVQEVLEEALTVLEGAPVKVSGAGRTDSGVHARGQVASFELSKTWDPYRLTLAVNANLPEHVSVMRASAVPDDFDARRSALWREYAYFVWHGPSCFPHVRDMVWWRKRDDWNIDAVDGCCRALVGEHDFGAFCRLSECPENAVRTLFSVRHIRRGRLSIFRIRGRGFLTNMVRIILGNIDAVATGKKRLEWFERLLLGGTRVDSATTAPASGLFFWRVGYDDF, encoded by the coding sequence ATGAAGTACGCATTGGAGATATCCTACGAAGGCAGCTATTTTTCCGGCTGGCAGCTGCAACCGGATTCGATAACGGTGCAGGAAGTTCTCGAAGAAGCTCTTACCGTTCTCGAAGGGGCTCCCGTCAAAGTTTCCGGTGCTGGAAGGACCGACAGCGGAGTCCACGCCAGAGGTCAGGTGGCATCCTTCGAATTGTCGAAAACATGGGATCCCTACAGGCTCACTCTTGCGGTAAACGCCAATCTTCCCGAACACGTCTCGGTTATGAGGGCCTCGGCGGTACCGGACGATTTTGACGCTAGACGGAGCGCTCTATGGAGGGAATACGCCTACTTTGTATGGCACGGGCCTTCCTGTTTCCCCCATGTCCGTGACATGGTCTGGTGGAGAAAGAGAGACGACTGGAACATAGATGCGGTCGACGGGTGTTGCAGGGCTTTGGTCGGGGAACACGATTTCGGCGCCTTCTGTAGACTCTCCGAATGTCCTGAAAACGCCGTGAGAACACTGTTCAGTGTAAGGCATATAAGGAGAGGAAGGCTGTCCATCTTCAGGATAAGGGGTAGAGGGTTTCTCACTAACATGGTGAGAATAATCCTCGGGAACATCGATGCCGTAGCGACCGGAAAGAAAAGACTCGAATGGTTCGAAAGGCTGCTTCTCGGAGGAACGAGAGTAGACTCGGCTACGACGGCTCCCGCTTCGGGATTATTCTTTTGGCGGGTTGGCTACGACGATTTTTAA
- a CDS encoding rod shape-determining protein, with protein MFGLGNDIGIDLGTATVLIYVKGKGVVLREPSVVAVDQESGKILAVGYEAKNMVGRTPGNVISVRPLRDGVIADYTMTETMLRYFMRRVNTGIRRFFRNRVMICVPSGATDVERRAVLEAAVEVGAREAYLIEEPMAAAIGAQLNVEEPRGKMVVDIGGGTTDIAVISLGGIVISKSLRIGGDKFDECIMRYLRRQYNLAIGEQMAENLKIMIGTCLADGEETEMTLKGRDLVQGLPRQIEVSSRSVCSAIGERVQSIVDGVRNVLELTPPELSADIIDGGIVLTGGGSLLRGLPELISRQTGIRCFAADQPTECVALGTGIALANINRLLDSGKGGILFSARRGRRRRW; from the coding sequence GTGTTTGGTTTGGGAAACGATATAGGCATAGATCTGGGGACGGCGACGGTCCTGATCTACGTCAAGGGTAAAGGTGTCGTCCTTCGGGAGCCCTCGGTCGTGGCGGTGGATCAGGAATCGGGAAAAATCCTGGCCGTAGGGTACGAGGCTAAAAACATGGTGGGACGGACACCGGGAAATGTCATATCGGTCCGCCCCCTTAGAGACGGAGTTATAGCGGACTACACGATGACCGAGACCATGCTCAGATATTTCATGAGACGGGTCAACACCGGCATTCGCAGGTTTTTCAGGAACAGGGTCATGATATGCGTTCCATCCGGGGCCACAGACGTAGAGAGGCGAGCCGTCCTGGAGGCAGCCGTAGAGGTGGGAGCCAGAGAGGCCTATCTCATAGAGGAACCCATGGCCGCGGCCATAGGAGCTCAGCTGAACGTCGAGGAGCCCAGAGGAAAAATGGTGGTCGACATAGGCGGTGGCACCACCGACATAGCGGTGATATCCTTGGGCGGTATCGTGATATCCAAATCGCTGCGAATCGGAGGAGACAAGTTCGACGAGTGCATAATGCGCTACCTTCGTAGGCAGTACAACCTAGCCATAGGCGAGCAGATGGCCGAAAATCTTAAGATAATGATAGGGACATGCTTGGCCGACGGAGAGGAAACGGAGATGACCTTGAAGGGCAGGGACCTGGTCCAGGGACTGCCCAGACAGATAGAGGTCAGCAGTAGAAGCGTCTGTTCCGCCATAGGAGAGAGGGTCCAATCCATCGTCGACGGTGTTAGAAACGTTTTGGAGCTCACGCCGCCGGAGCTTTCCGCCGATATTATAGACGGAGGGATCGTCCTTACCGGAGGAGGGTCCCTCTTAAGAGGTCTGCCGGAGCTCATATCCAGACAGACCGGAATCAGATGTTTTGCGGCGGATCAGCCTACCGAGTGCGTCGCTCTGGGAACCGGAATAGCCCTGGCGAACATAAACAGGCTGCTGGATTCTGGAAAAGGAGGTATCCTTTTCTCGGCCAGAAGAGGACGTCGCCGTCGCTGGTGA
- a CDS encoding flagellar hook-basal body protein: protein MHKGIYAGVSAMMVQQGVTDCAANNLANVDTAGFRARKPIAKSFPEVLMERVDPAKGQGEIPPWPWRSHPIGSASMNQVLSETYMSTDEGNLQVTDSPMDVALTDEEGFFVLQDGEGNQFYSRSGHFLVNEGGQLVNPDGYLLVGDGGPIDVGEAAAVSFTDDGQVIADGIAVAQIDIVGFESPTALRQMGKNLLAETEDSGAPAPVEVPQVAVGVLERSNVNVVEEMVRLIEAQRAYEAASKGIQTSDDMTGQLITSLAKP from the coding sequence GTGCATAAAGGCATTTACGCCGGAGTATCGGCCATGATGGTGCAGCAGGGAGTCACCGACTGTGCCGCCAACAACCTAGCGAACGTAGACACGGCTGGGTTCAGGGCTAGAAAACCTATAGCCAAATCATTTCCAGAGGTCCTAATGGAAAGGGTCGATCCCGCCAAAGGGCAGGGGGAGATCCCTCCTTGGCCTTGGAGGAGTCACCCTATCGGAAGCGCCTCCATGAACCAGGTGCTTTCCGAGACGTATATGTCCACCGACGAGGGGAACCTGCAGGTTACCGATTCCCCTATGGACGTTGCTTTGACGGACGAAGAAGGTTTTTTCGTACTTCAGGACGGAGAGGGCAACCAATTCTACTCCCGATCCGGTCATTTCCTAGTCAACGAGGGGGGGCAGCTGGTCAATCCAGACGGATATCTTCTCGTGGGAGACGGAGGACCTATCGACGTAGGGGAAGCCGCTGCCGTATCTTTTACCGACGACGGACAGGTGATCGCAGATGGGATCGCTGTGGCTCAGATAGACATAGTGGGATTCGAGTCGCCTACCGCCCTCAGGCAGATGGGCAAAAACCTTTTGGCAGAGACGGAGGACTCCGGGGCTCCTGCTCCCGTCGAAGTTCCTCAGGTGGCGGTGGGGGTACTGGAGCGTTCAAACGTCAACGTCGTCGAGGAGATGGTCCGCCTGATAGAGGCACAGAGAGCCTACGAAGCCGCGTCTAAGGGAATCCAGACTTCCGACGATATGACCGGACAGCTCATAACGTCCTTGGCTAAGCCTTAA
- the flgG gene encoding flagellar basal-body rod protein FlgG — MIRSLWTGATGMVAQQTNLDVTSNNLANVNTVGYKKVRTNFADLLYQINREPGSPVEGGTTVPTGIQVGLGARVNGTSRITTPGSYEVTDAPLDVAIEGNAYFQVVLPNGDIAYSANGEWQRDGDGQIVTSDGYLLEPAIVIPEDGTDITISSTGQVYVSQPGDDEAQEIGQIELVRFVNPAGLRAIGRNLFRETAASGDPQIGNPGDDGFPTLQQGILERSNVQVVEEMVNLIVAQRAYEANSKTIQTADRLLEVANGLKR, encoded by the coding sequence ATGATAAGATCTCTTTGGACCGGCGCTACAGGAATGGTAGCCCAACAGACCAATCTAGACGTTACCTCCAACAATTTAGCCAACGTCAACACCGTGGGCTATAAGAAGGTAAGGACCAACTTCGCCGACCTTCTATACCAGATAAACCGCGAACCGGGTTCTCCCGTAGAGGGGGGGACTACGGTACCCACTGGAATACAGGTCGGACTGGGAGCCAGGGTCAACGGAACCTCCAGGATAACCACCCCCGGCAGCTACGAGGTTACCGATGCACCTCTGGACGTCGCCATAGAGGGCAACGCCTACTTTCAGGTCGTTCTCCCCAACGGGGATATAGCCTATTCGGCCAATGGAGAATGGCAGAGAGACGGCGACGGACAGATAGTAACCTCCGACGGCTATCTTCTGGAACCCGCCATAGTCATACCCGAGGACGGAACGGACATAACCATAAGCTCTACCGGACAGGTCTACGTAAGTCAGCCCGGCGACGATGAGGCTCAGGAAATAGGCCAGATAGAGCTGGTTCGTTTCGTGAACCCTGCGGGCCTTAGGGCCATAGGGCGCAACCTTTTCAGGGAGACCGCAGCCAGCGGAGATCCTCAGATAGGCAATCCGGGAGACGACGGATTTCCCACCCTTCAGCAGGGCATACTCGAGAGGTCGAACGTACAGGTAGTGGAGGAAATGGTCAACCTCATAGTCGCTCAGAGGGCTTACGAGGCAAACTCCAAGACCATTCAGACCGCCGACAGACTTCTGGAAGTTGCAAACGGCCTCAAACGCTAA
- the flgA gene encoding flagellar basal body P-ring formation chaperone FlgA, with protein MVSSNAGRRVLLRARLCRIIVSMIAVSVLSFSAEALDLSVEIKSGAVVPSGPIRLKDVAYVACDSPEILTGSSSAILRPSGNTITPEDVVTALTQAGIGGVSLRLVMADNVPFRRENDIERWLRNYSGWTGALEVESDGFPQGGRLIPPDSLYPGAQAINLRFDVAGVEQIYPARLRWILPAVVADSYLRKGVYIKNTDLAIAAIEVRRNRKYYDDPRDLVGMTVERDMAKGDPFTVRITEEPELIRTGDLIRLLYRSGSLLVSTSGRAMDRGALGDRIKVRNDRTRKIVFGIVTGPGTVEVSE; from the coding sequence ATGGTATCCTCAAACGCCGGGCGGCGGGTCCTCCTGAGGGCCCGCCTCTGTCGTATAATAGTGTCGATGATAGCGGTTTCGGTATTGTCCTTTTCCGCCGAGGCATTGGATCTTTCCGTGGAGATCAAATCGGGGGCGGTCGTCCCGTCCGGACCGATCAGGCTGAAGGACGTCGCCTATGTCGCCTGCGACTCTCCAGAGATATTGACAGGAAGTTCCTCCGCCATATTGAGACCCTCCGGAAATACAATAACCCCGGAGGACGTCGTAACCGCCCTTACCCAGGCTGGCATAGGCGGCGTATCTCTCAGGCTTGTCATGGCGGACAATGTGCCCTTTCGACGTGAAAACGACATAGAGCGATGGCTTAGAAACTACTCCGGGTGGACAGGAGCCCTTGAGGTGGAGTCCGATGGATTTCCCCAAGGGGGCAGGCTGATACCTCCCGATTCCCTCTATCCCGGGGCTCAGGCGATAAACCTCAGATTCGACGTGGCCGGGGTAGAACAGATATATCCCGCCAGGTTGCGATGGATTCTTCCTGCGGTAGTCGCCGACAGCTATCTTAGAAAAGGCGTATATATAAAAAACACCGACCTGGCGATCGCAGCCATAGAGGTTAGAAGAAACAGAAAGTATTACGACGATCCCAGAGACCTGGTGGGAATGACTGTCGAGAGGGACATGGCCAAAGGCGATCCCTTCACCGTAAGGATCACTGAGGAGCCCGAGCTGATTCGAACCGGCGATCTGATTCGGCTGTTATACCGTAGCGGCTCCCTGTTGGTCTCTACGTCGGGAAGAGCCATGGACAGAGGTGCTTTGGGGGACAGGATAAAGGTCCGTAACGACAGAACGAGAAAAATAGTGTTCGGAATAGTGACCGGGCCTGGAACCGTGGAGGTGAGTGAATGA
- a CDS encoding flagellar basal body L-ring protein FlgH has translation MKSLTIVMLAVCLASTPISCASGQSLWQDGTNYIGDDRPSRVGDIVMVEVDERTDTEDEAKTETTKEGGANVSEGTGILDFIKGLSLTSSTTSTGDGTSERSYRTRAKVTCVVTEVLPNGNLVIEGTRDLQTHGETLKMRFRGAIRPQDVDGDNTISSERVANVDLIVDGKGTLTRLQKPGILTQILQAIF, from the coding sequence ATGAAATCCTTAACTATCGTCATGCTGGCCGTCTGTCTGGCATCTACTCCGATCTCCTGCGCGTCTGGGCAATCCCTATGGCAGGACGGCACGAACTACATAGGAGACGACAGACCATCCAGAGTAGGGGATATCGTCATGGTCGAGGTCGACGAGAGGACGGACACCGAGGACGAGGCCAAGACCGAGACCACCAAAGAGGGTGGAGCTAACGTAAGCGAGGGCACCGGTATATTGGACTTCATCAAGGGGCTGAGCCTTACGTCCAGCACGACCAGCACTGGGGATGGAACTTCCGAGAGAAGCTACAGGACCAGGGCCAAGGTAACCTGTGTCGTGACGGAAGTGCTCCCGAACGGCAACCTAGTCATAGAAGGCACCAGAGACCTCCAGACCCACGGCGAAACCCTGAAAATGAGGTTCAGAGGGGCCATCAGGCCTCAGGACGTCGACGGAGATAACACTATCTCCAGCGAGAGAGTCGCTAACGTGGATCTCATAGTCGACGGCAAGGGCACCCTTACCAGGCTGCAAAAGCCCGGCATATTGACCCAGATCCTACAGGCAATCTTCTAG
- a CDS encoding flagellar basal body P-ring protein FlgI — protein MKIIKAILLSFAVSLSVAGLSLGAPISPEVRIKDLADIEGVRSNQLSGVGVVMGLQGTGDKSDMSIQVLRNLMRRFGVTLSDKDVKSKNVAMVAVTAELPPFVRPGQTVDVTVSTLGDAKSLQGGVLLQTPLKAANGNVYAAAQGPVLVGGFSAGRGGSSVTKNVVTVGRVNGGAIVERDVSTEFSYGGRLSLLLRNPDFTTSRRIADAINRKFGSIASALDAGRVQIQLPGAYMASPSAFIADMESMRVTPDMQAKVVVNERTGTVVMGGNVQISSVAVAHGDLTVRIDQENQVSQPEPFSGGVTTPYANDTVQAEEKRGSFIKMDATTTVDQLVDAINAVGASPRDVIGILQAIDRAGALHGELDVM, from the coding sequence ATGAAGATAATAAAAGCGATCCTTTTGTCCTTTGCCGTTTCTCTTTCCGTGGCCGGACTGAGTCTCGGTGCCCCCATAAGTCCGGAGGTACGAATAAAAGACCTGGCCGATATCGAAGGGGTCAGAAGCAACCAGCTTTCTGGGGTCGGTGTGGTTATGGGGCTTCAGGGGACGGGGGACAAGTCGGACATGTCCATACAGGTTCTTCGTAACCTCATGCGTCGCTTCGGAGTTACCTTGTCGGATAAAGACGTCAAGAGTAAAAACGTAGCCATGGTGGCGGTAACGGCGGAATTGCCTCCTTTCGTCCGTCCCGGACAGACTGTCGACGTTACCGTAAGCACCCTCGGAGACGCCAAGAGCCTCCAGGGAGGTGTCCTTCTACAGACGCCCCTTAAGGCAGCGAACGGCAACGTCTATGCCGCTGCCCAGGGTCCGGTTTTGGTCGGCGGATTCTCCGCCGGTAGAGGAGGCTCCAGCGTGACCAAAAATGTCGTCACAGTAGGACGCGTCAACGGAGGGGCCATAGTGGAGAGAGATGTTTCAACCGAATTTTCCTACGGAGGCAGGCTCTCTCTTCTGCTCAGGAACCCCGACTTCACCACCTCCAGAAGGATAGCCGACGCCATAAACAGGAAATTCGGATCGATAGCCTCTGCCTTGGACGCCGGACGGGTTCAGATACAGCTTCCCGGAGCCTATATGGCCTCGCCTTCCGCCTTCATAGCCGACATGGAAAGCATGAGGGTTACGCCGGATATGCAGGCCAAGGTAGTTGTCAACGAGAGAACCGGAACGGTCGTTATGGGTGGTAACGTCCAGATCAGCTCGGTTGCAGTGGCTCACGGAGACCTGACGGTCAGGATAGACCAGGAAAACCAGGTATCCCAGCCTGAGCCTTTCTCGGGTGGAGTCACCACGCCCTACGCCAACGATACGGTCCAGGCGGAGGAGAAGAGAGGTTCCTTCATAAAGATGGACGCCACCACCACGGTAGATCAGCTGGTAGACGCGATCAACGCGGTTGGAGCCTCTCCCAGAGACGTAATAGGAATATTGCAGGCGATAGATAGAGCCGGTGCGCTTCACGGCGAACTGGACGTAATGTAA
- a CDS encoding YkgJ family cysteine cluster protein: MKPSSPWWFEGLRFSCVGCGRCCRGEPGAIFFSRYEEMRIAYCLGLSLGEFRRGYVTGRWGLPSIDERWNGECLFYDPATARCRIYPTRPLQCRTWPFWPEILDTPESWRKASKMCPGMDQGVMHDGPEIKGILDSYVKYLGEMVN, translated from the coding sequence ATGAAGCCATCCTCTCCCTGGTGGTTCGAAGGGCTTAGATTCTCCTGTGTAGGATGCGGAAGATGCTGTAGAGGAGAACCTGGCGCCATCTTCTTTTCCAGATACGAGGAGATGAGAATAGCTTACTGCCTGGGGCTATCCTTAGGGGAGTTTCGTAGAGGATATGTAACCGGTAGATGGGGATTGCCCAGCATCGACGAGAGATGGAACGGCGAATGTCTCTTCTACGATCCTGCGACCGCCAGATGTCGCATATATCCGACACGTCCACTGCAATGCAGGACATGGCCCTTCTGGCCGGAGATACTGGATACCCCGGAATCCTGGCGGAAGGCCTCTAAAATGTGTCCCGGAATGGACCAGGGAGTCATGCACGACGGTCCTGAAATAAAGGGGATACTGGATTCCTACGTCAAATACCTCGGGGAGATGGTAAATTGA
- a CDS encoding DUF3084 domain-containing protein, whose amino-acid sequence MTSLADALPEMNWQLIFFTVLLSALVAFLGDLLGMRIAKKRITLFGLRPRHTSTLITAITGMVIAMGIMTALAVTSDTVRTALFSLKYVQRQVLDLTSQLQEARDESDLMGIRYVESLQKLENSEKELAHVNEKLNSLTPELEATRKEISELRSQRAKLQEQIEALRSEAVNLRRGLEAVREGRVVAFADELLSQETVQEGASREDLLSIMSNLRNKVRFIVARRASISPEDISIGKDEQEEERVISRCLVINSRKVIRARALSNVVAGEPVTLSYRVYESVRVYRKGELVFRKAVPSVNDVAEAEGVLHEILKEVNPIAVRDGILRDPFTRTVGQIDATDFYEAVDRLKDTESSQIIVSVLAAEDIYTEGPVRVTLSIGLDEG is encoded by the coding sequence TTGACATCCTTAGCCGATGCCTTGCCGGAGATGAATTGGCAGCTGATATTTTTCACCGTCCTTCTCAGTGCGCTGGTGGCCTTCTTAGGCGACCTGTTAGGCATGAGAATCGCAAAAAAAAGGATCACCCTTTTTGGCTTAAGGCCCAGACATACCAGCACCCTTATAACAGCCATAACCGGCATGGTTATAGCCATGGGGATAATGACCGCTCTGGCTGTGACTTCCGACACCGTCAGGACCGCCCTCTTCAGCTTGAAATACGTTCAGAGACAGGTCCTGGACCTAACATCCCAGCTTCAGGAAGCCAGAGACGAATCGGATCTAATGGGCATTCGCTACGTCGAAAGCCTCCAGAAGCTGGAAAACAGTGAAAAGGAACTGGCTCATGTGAACGAGAAGCTGAACTCTCTCACCCCGGAGCTAGAGGCCACCAGAAAGGAGATATCCGAGCTGCGCTCTCAGAGGGCGAAGCTTCAGGAACAGATAGAGGCCCTTCGTTCCGAGGCGGTAAACCTTCGTAGAGGTCTGGAGGCGGTCAGAGAAGGACGTGTAGTGGCCTTTGCGGACGAACTTTTGTCTCAGGAGACCGTTCAGGAGGGAGCGTCCAGGGAAGACCTGCTCTCGATAATGTCCAATCTGAGGAATAAAGTGAGATTTATAGTGGCCAGAAGAGCCTCTATATCCCCGGAGGACATCTCTATCGGGAAGGACGAACAGGAAGAGGAGCGGGTGATTTCGCGATGTCTCGTCATAAACAGCAGAAAGGTAATCCGGGCGAGAGCTTTGTCCAACGTGGTCGCCGGAGAGCCAGTCACCCTCAGCTACAGGGTATACGAGAGCGTTAGAGTGTATAGAAAAGGCGAGCTCGTATTCAGAAAAGCGGTTCCCTCTGTAAACGACGTGGCAGAGGCTGAAGGGGTACTCCACGAAATTCTCAAGGAAGTAAACCCCATAGCGGTCAGGGACGGTATCCTTAGGGATCCCTTCACCAGGACGGTGGGGCAGATAGACGCAACCGATTTTTACGAGGCGGTAGACAGGCTTAAGGACACCGAAAGCTCCCAGATAATCGTGTCGGTGCTGGCTGCCGAGGACATATACACCGAGGGACCGGTCAGAGTGACCTTGTCGATCGGTCTAGACGAGGGGTAG
- a CDS encoding GNAT family N-acetyltransferase: MDREYLYYDSKIGLSSEELQGLYRFTRWGRSRSVSQIERMLKGTDLCFSVRYECELVAFCRIITDFVFRASLWDVVVHPDHQGQGLGSSLMGYALEHPAIRNIPMITTYSSELGPFLANMGFEPKEGMMMLLRCPIEYS; this comes from the coding sequence ATGGATCGGGAATACCTGTATTACGACAGCAAGATAGGACTCTCTTCCGAGGAACTTCAAGGGTTGTATCGATTTACCCGATGGGGAAGAAGCCGTTCCGTATCGCAGATAGAGAGAATGCTCAAGGGCACGGACCTCTGTTTTTCCGTCCGTTATGAATGTGAGTTGGTCGCCTTTTGTCGAATAATCACCGATTTCGTCTTCAGGGCCTCTTTATGGGACGTGGTGGTACATCCGGACCATCAGGGGCAAGGGCTCGGTTCCAGCCTGATGGGGTATGCCCTGGAACACCCTGCCATAAGGAATATCCCGATGATAACCACCTACAGCAGCGAGCTGGGCCCTTTTCTGGCCAACATGGGGTTCGAGCCCAAGGAAGGCATGATGATGTTGCTTCGGTGTCCTATAGAATACTCATGA
- a CDS encoding ComF family protein gives MSYRILMTSIDLFLHFLWPVSCPVCGKLASVLCRSCSDELVRDAPLRCLICGEQIPCRLHGNSYPSVSGAVHSGMARELVLSMKYHGVSGMGRIMGRSLGSAIVMPFPQNRIVPIPLHRGSTRRYNQSRWLAMGISDVWGVVLSDHLKWRTSERQSELGAEARRSMPKNSILWRGPDLKGQSCTLVDDVRTTGTTLLRGAEALYEAGAENVLSITWSRSINANERGDLSWS, from the coding sequence GTGTCCTATAGAATACTCATGACCTCGATAGACCTTTTTTTGCATTTTCTGTGGCCGGTAAGCTGTCCCGTTTGCGGTAAATTGGCCAGCGTCCTCTGTCGTTCCTGTTCGGACGAACTGGTTCGGGATGCCCCCTTGCGATGTCTGATATGCGGAGAGCAGATACCCTGTCGTCTTCACGGTAATAGTTATCCTTCCGTATCGGGAGCAGTCCACTCCGGCATGGCCAGAGAGTTAGTGTTATCCATGAAATATCACGGTGTGTCGGGAATGGGAAGAATAATGGGACGGTCTCTGGGATCCGCCATAGTCATGCCCTTTCCCCAAAATCGCATAGTGCCCATTCCTCTCCATCGTGGAAGTACCAGAAGATACAACCAGTCCCGATGGTTGGCTATGGGGATATCGGACGTTTGGGGTGTAGTTCTGTCGGATCATCTGAAATGGAGGACATCGGAAAGACAGTCGGAACTTGGGGCCGAGGCCAGGAGGAGTATGCCAAAAAACTCCATCCTTTGGAGAGGTCCCGATCTTAAGGGGCAGAGCTGTACCCTCGTCGACGACGTAAGGACGACCGGAACCACCCTTCTAAGAGGAGCGGAGGCTCTTTACGAAGCCGGTGCCGAGAACGTTCTGTCCATCACGTGGAGTCGGTCGATAAACGCTAACGAGAGAGGAGATCTATCATGGAGCTGA
- a CDS encoding flagellar biosynthesis anti-sigma factor FlgM has product MIDKIVGSYLYNGGSPVKNRKKIDSNVGTDKKIDGVEVSDFAQTLGKAMMESRKVSDVRQDKVQAMSESIDSGSYDPDMGILAAKLIAAGLTRSSD; this is encoded by the coding sequence ATGATAGATAAAATAGTCGGATCTTATTTATACAACGGCGGTTCTCCCGTAAAGAACCGTAAAAAAATCGACTCCAACGTCGGCACGGATAAAAAAATCGACGGAGTAGAGGTAAGCGATTTCGCCCAGACTCTGGGCAAGGCCATGATGGAATCCAGGAAAGTATCGGACGTCAGGCAGGACAAGGTCCAGGCTATGTCCGAGAGCATAGACTCCGGTTCCTACGATCCCGACATGGGAATATTGGCGGCCAAGCTGATAGCGGCCGGGCTGACCAGGTCTTCCGATTGA
- the flgN gene encoding flagellar export chaperone FlgN: protein MWSSQIVGVIERQTEAIHRVLSVVVKQREALKEGRLELLKDLLKDMDQAHQEAITAESMRTQVVNKIAESRKCSPTLNELAASGTPEESEAMLKAGKGLRVAVESARSEMALLNSLVEENKALNDMLIDEWRRLGGNQSLSSLDLKG, encoded by the coding sequence ATGTGGTCGTCTCAGATCGTAGGCGTTATCGAACGGCAGACGGAGGCGATCCATCGCGTCCTGTCTGTGGTCGTGAAACAGCGAGAGGCGCTCAAAGAGGGGCGCCTCGAACTTTTGAAGGACCTCCTCAAGGACATGGATCAGGCCCATCAGGAGGCTATTACCGCTGAGTCCATGAGGACCCAGGTCGTCAATAAGATAGCCGAGAGCAGAAAATGCTCCCCGACCTTGAATGAACTGGCCGCCTCAGGTACGCCCGAGGAGTCCGAGGCGATGCTGAAGGCGGGAAAAGGCCTGAGAGTCGCGGTCGAATCTGCTCGGTCCGAGATGGCTTTGCTGAACTCCCTTGTCGAGGAAAACAAGGCCCTTAACGATATGCTTATAGACGAATGGCGGCGTTTAGGCGGAAATCAATCCCTATCGTCTCTTGACTTGAAAGGTTAG